In Ignavibacteria bacterium, a single window of DNA contains:
- the nuoB gene encoding NADH-quinone oxidoreductase subunit NuoB has translation MGILNKLDNRVEQFESGNIIITSADKLLNWSRLSSMWQMFFGLACCAIEMMATSASHYDLDRFGIIPRPSPRHVDIILISGTVTLKMATRIKRLWDQMPEPKYCLSMGSCANCGGPYWEHGYHVLKGIDRIIPVDVYVPGCPPRPEALLEGLIKLQEKIREQSLAKKQA, from the coding sequence ATGGGAATTCTTAATAAACTCGATAACAGAGTTGAACAATTCGAAAGCGGTAATATTATTATTACTTCCGCCGATAAACTATTAAACTGGAGCAGGTTATCTTCTATGTGGCAGATGTTCTTCGGCCTCGCTTGCTGTGCTATTGAAATGATGGCTACTTCAGCATCTCATTATGACCTCGATAGGTTTGGTATTATTCCAAGACCTTCTCCAAGACATGTGGATATTATTCTAATATCTGGAACAGTTACTTTAAAAATGGCTACAAGAATTAAAAGACTCTGGGACCAGATGCCTGAACCAAAATACTGTCTCTCAATGGGAAGCTGCGCTAACTGCGGCGGTCCTTACTGGGAACACGGATACCATGTCTTAAAGGGTATCGATAGAATTATTCCCGTTGACGTTTACGTCCCTGGTTGTCCGCCTAGACCCGAAGCTTTGCTTGAAGGTTTAATAAAGCTTCAGGAAAAAATCCGTGAACAGTCATTAGCTAAAAAACAAGCATAA
- a CDS encoding NADH-quinone oxidoreductase subunit C: METNEVYDKLKKVFEDGIGELKTDVPVYPFFFVSADKINAVSLFLRDEESMQFDNLSCLSGLDYDKDNLAVVYHLYSYVLHHKLVVKVVVPKSNPVVKTVSDVWAAAEWHEREAFDLVGLTFEGHPDLRRILLPEDWEGHPLRKDYKVPEFYKGMKVPY; this comes from the coding sequence ATGGAAACAAACGAAGTCTACGATAAATTAAAAAAGGTTTTTGAAGACGGTATTGGAGAACTGAAGACAGATGTACCTGTTTACCCGTTTTTCTTCGTTTCAGCCGATAAAATTAATGCGGTTTCTTTATTCCTCAGAGACGAAGAATCTATGCAGTTTGATAATCTTTCATGTTTAAGCGGACTTGATTACGATAAGGATAACCTTGCTGTTGTGTATCATCTGTATTCATACGTTCTACACCATAAACTGGTCGTGAAGGTTGTCGTTCCGAAATCAAATCCTGTCGTAAAAACTGTTAGCGATGTCTGGGCTGCCGCTGAATGGCACGAAAGAGAAGCATTCGACCTTGTTGGGTTGACTTTTGAAGGACATCCTGATTTGAGAAGAATCTTGCTTCCCGAAGATTGGGAAGGTCACCCGCTCAGAAAAGATTATAAAGTACCGGAGTTTTACAAGGGTATGAAAGTACCTTATTAA
- a CDS encoding NADH-quinone oxidoreductase subunit D, translated as MDELRTEELTINMGPQHPSTHGVLRLVLKLNGEIVQDVRPEIGYLHRCFEKHAEAMTYPQIIPYTDRMDYVNAMSNELAYVLAVEKLLAIEIPERVEYIRVIMAELQRIASHLVAIGTYGNDAGAFTPFLYCFIDREKVLELFEIVCGARMLYNYIWVGGLSHDITPEFIKKTKEFITYFRPRIKQINDLLTYNKIFIERTVDIGVLPIDVAINAGASGPTLRGSGFKYDLRKDDTYSVYNKFDFDVCVGTGEFGTVGDCWNRYIVRAHEMEQSLRIIEQAIDIIPDGDVQSAVPKRVKPVVGEAYVRTESPKGELAYYIVSDGSLNPYRVKARSPSFCNVSVINQISRGHMIADVVMILGSFDIVLGCIDR; from the coding sequence ATGGATGAATTAAGAACAGAAGAACTTACTATTAATATGGGACCCCAGCACCCATCAACTCACGGGGTTCTGAGATTGGTGTTAAAATTAAATGGTGAGATTGTGCAGGACGTAAGACCCGAAATCGGTTACTTACATAGATGTTTTGAAAAACATGCCGAGGCAATGACTTATCCTCAGATAATCCCTTATACTGACAGAATGGACTATGTGAACGCCATGAGTAATGAACTTGCCTACGTTCTCGCTGTCGAAAAATTACTTGCTATTGAAATCCCTGAAAGAGTTGAATACATTCGTGTTATTATGGCTGAACTGCAGAGAATCGCCTCTCACCTCGTTGCTATAGGTACTTACGGCAATGATGCCGGTGCTTTCACTCCGTTCTTATACTGTTTTATCGACAGGGAAAAAGTTCTTGAATTATTTGAAATCGTTTGCGGTGCAAGAATGCTTTATAATTACATCTGGGTTGGCGGACTGTCTCATGATATCACACCCGAATTCATTAAAAAAACTAAGGAGTTTATAACATATTTCAGACCTCGAATTAAACAGATAAACGATTTACTTACTTACAATAAGATTTTCATTGAAAGGACAGTTGATATTGGTGTCTTACCTATCGATGTTGCTATCAATGCAGGAGCATCCGGTCCTACGTTGAGAGGTTCAGGCTTCAAATACGATTTGAGAAAAGATGATACTTATTCTGTTTATAATAAATTTGATTTTGATGTTTGCGTGGGTACCGGTGAATTTGGGACTGTCGGAGATTGCTGGAATAGGTACATCGTGAGGGCACATGAAATGGAACAATCACTAAGGATTATCGAACAGGCAATTGATATCATACCCGACGGTGATGTCCAGTCAGCTGTTCCCAAAAGAGTCAAACCCGTTGTTGGTGAAGCTTATGTCAGAACAGAATCACCAAAAGGCGAACTTGCATACTATATAGTTAGCGATGGGAGCCTGAATCCTTACAGAGTAAAGGCTCGTTCCCCTTCGTTCTGCAACGTTAGCGTTATTAATCAGATTTCAAGAGGTCACATGATTGCTGACGTTGTTATGATTCTCGGGAGTTTTGATATTGTTCTCGGGTGTATTGACAGATAG
- the nuoH gene encoding NADH-quinone oxidoreductase subunit NuoH produces MENIFTQWFGDNLLTYVLITIPVVIYVSVFALYAVLAERKISAWISNRIGPNRTDKYGLIQTILDAIKLVQKEIINPSKVDKGLYTMAPFIVFTAAFMGYAVLPFSSVFIGADLNIGLFYFFSISSLSVIGVLMAGWASNNKYSLFGGMRTVAQIVSYEIPTALSAVVIVMLTGTLSMQKYAEIQSGGLFNWYIFGGPGDLWKLLLIPIMVISFIILFASTLAETNRTPFDLTEADSELVAGVHIEYSGMMFAMFFFAEYAQMFAVSAVISTLFLGGWQSPFGDLIPFLNTPVFQVFWFLAKGLMLVGVQIWVRWTVPRVRIDQLMTICWKYFIPITLVNLFLVALYMVLFQ; encoded by the coding sequence TTGGAAAACATTTTTACACAGTGGTTCGGAGATAACTTATTAACGTACGTGTTAATAACAATTCCGGTTGTAATTTATGTTAGCGTATTTGCATTGTATGCGGTCCTTGCTGAAAGAAAAATTTCTGCTTGGATTTCGAACCGCATCGGTCCCAATCGTACTGATAAATACGGTTTAATACAAACCATCTTGGATGCGATTAAACTCGTCCAGAAAGAAATTATTAATCCATCAAAGGTTGATAAAGGTCTGTACACTATGGCTCCTTTCATAGTATTTACAGCTGCTTTTATGGGTTATGCTGTTTTACCTTTCAGTTCCGTGTTTATCGGAGCAGATTTAAACATTGGATTGTTTTATTTCTTCTCTATTTCTTCGCTCAGTGTCATAGGTGTTTTAATGGCGGGATGGGCTTCAAACAATAAATATTCATTGTTTGGCGGAATGCGTACTGTGGCTCAAATTGTAAGCTATGAAATTCCGACCGCACTCTCGGCGGTTGTTATCGTTATGCTCACAGGCACTTTGAGTATGCAAAAGTATGCTGAAATTCAATCGGGCGGATTATTTAACTGGTATATTTTTGGAGGTCCGGGAGATTTATGGAAATTACTGCTGATTCCTATTATGGTAATTTCATTCATAATCCTCTTTGCTTCAACTCTCGCCGAAACAAATAGAACACCTTTCGATTTAACCGAAGCAGATTCAGAACTTGTGGCTGGTGTTCATATCGAATATTCTGGAATGATGTTTGCTATGTTCTTCTTCGCAGAATATGCTCAGATGTTCGCTGTTTCAGCCGTTATTAGTACTCTGTTCCTTGGAGGCTGGCAGTCGCCTTTTGGTGACCTTATCCCGTTCTTGAATACTCCTGTGTTTCAGGTGTTTTGGTTCTTGGCAAAAGGTTTAATGCTTGTCGGTGTTCAGATTTGGGTTAGATGGACTGTACCAAGAGTCAGAATTGACCAGTTGATGACAATTTGCTGGAAATATTTTATTCCGATTACTCTTGTGAATTTATTCCTTGTTGCTCTTTATATGGTTTTATTTCAGTAA
- a CDS encoding NADH-quinone oxidoreductase subunit I, with protein MKEYFRNIYQAITSISIGLGITFRHIFQKSVTIQYPEQRLQLPERERNRLFVNMEDCIGCDQCAKACPVSCIDISTVKVVPGDIVGKTGVTSQGKKKALHVTNFTIDFAKCCYCQLCVFPCPTDCIYMTDVFEFATYKRNGLKYQFADLTPEQGIEKKAMYEKYALEQEEKKKQAATEAAAKKAAEEKAKAENKTDAKPESTSEAKPETDNKES; from the coding sequence ATGAAAGAATATTTCAGAAATATTTATCAGGCGATCACTTCGATTTCTATCGGTTTGGGAATTACTTTCAGGCATATTTTTCAGAAAAGTGTTACTATTCAGTATCCTGAACAACGACTTCAATTACCCGAAAGAGAACGCAATAGATTGTTTGTTAACATGGAAGACTGTATCGGCTGCGATCAATGCGCAAAAGCCTGTCCGGTTAGCTGCATAGATATCTCAACGGTTAAAGTCGTACCGGGTGATATTGTCGGTAAAACCGGCGTAACATCTCAGGGCAAGAAAAAAGCTCTGCACGTTACAAACTTTACTATCGATTTTGCTAAATGCTGCTATTGTCAGCTTTGTGTTTTTCCATGCCCGACTGATTGCATCTATATGACTGATGTCTTTGAATTCGCAACTTATAAAAGAAACGGTTTGAAATATCAGTTCGCTGATTTAACTCCTGAACAGGGTATTGAAAAGAAAGCAATGTATGAGAAGTATGCTTTAGAACAGGAAGAAAAGAAGAAACAAGCAGCAACTGAAGCAGCTGCAAAAAAAGCCGCTGAAGAAAAGGCGAAAGCAGAAAATAAAACAGATGCTAAGCCTGAAAGCACTTCAGAAGCAAAACCCGAAACAGATAATAAAGAATCATAA
- a CDS encoding NADH-quinone oxidoreductase subunit J, which yields MPYSTIIFYVLAAITVVSAIIVVFNKNVIHSAFALFFTLFAVSGFYVLLRADFIAVTQIMIYVGGILILLLFGVMLTAKITDIQISTKNLNQIPAVIFSVGIIAILVFIIISTKWNIKQHSVNEETVSQIGKMLLTEYLLPFEIASIVLLVALIGSAMFARKIKD from the coding sequence ATGCCATATTCAACTATAATATTTTATGTTTTAGCGGCAATTACCGTCGTATCAGCAATCATTGTCGTGTTCAATAAAAATGTAATCCATTCAGCTTTTGCTTTGTTCTTTACTTTATTCGCTGTATCAGGATTTTATGTCTTGTTGCGTGCCGATTTCATTGCCGTCACGCAGATTATGATTTATGTGGGTGGTATTTTAATATTGTTGTTATTCGGTGTTATGCTAACGGCAAAAATTACTGACATTCAGATTAGCACAAAAAATCTTAACCAGATTCCGGCTGTGATTTTTAGCGTCGGAATTATTGCTATTCTGGTTTTTATAATTATTTCTACTAAATGGAACATTAAACAGCATTCCGTTAATGAAGAGACTGTTTCGCAGATAGGTAAAATGTTGTTAACGGAATATTTGCTTCCTTTTGAAATTGCATCTATTGTTCTGCTCGTTGCTCTTATCGGCTCGGCAATGTTTGCAAGAAAAATAAAAGATTAA
- the nuoK gene encoding NADH-quinone oxidoreductase subunit NuoK, giving the protein MEIGLNHYLVLSAILFGLGLFAMISRRNAILVLMGIELILNAANINLVAFSYFGGLGVDGQVLSIFVMILAVAEAAIALGIVLNLYNNFATIDIDEANTLKD; this is encoded by the coding sequence ATGGAAATTGGTTTAAATCATTATTTAGTCTTATCGGCAATACTTTTTGGACTCGGTCTGTTCGCTATGATATCGAGAAGAAATGCAATACTCGTCTTGATGGGTATTGAACTGATTCTCAACGCTGCAAATATTAATCTTGTTGCTTTCTCTTATTTTGGTGGACTGGGTGTTGACGGACAGGTTTTAAGTATTTTTGTTATGATTCTGGCTGTTGCTGAAGCGGCTATTGCACTCGGTATTGTCCTAAACCTTTACAATAACTTCGCCACCATCGATATTGACGAAGCTAATACTTTGAAAGATTAA
- the nuoL gene encoding NADH-quinone oxidoreductase subunit L — translation MEFALHKLPVLVLLIPLFSFLVLSFFGRKIPRSGDWFATTLIFINLGFSLFILYSLTVLGKYEFNVEWFNLGENKILGITNFYAGFQIDHLTALMLVVVNAISAFVHLFSVKYMEGDAKYKKYYAYLGLFTFSMLGLVLGNSILLMYIFWELVGVSSYLLIGFWYEKPAPQEAAKKAFIVNRIGDAGFLLGILIIFFTIGSFTFNGIFDGVSAGKLSGGMLTAAGILLFCGAIGKSAQFPLHVWLPDAMEGPTPVSALIHAATMVAAGVYLVARMFVMLSADALTVITYIGVITAFISATIAITQNDIKKVLAYSTISQLGYMIMAIGVGAYSFGFFHLVTHAFFKACLFLTAGSVIYGLHHVQDIREMGGLRKKMPITFYTFLMATLAISGVPLTSGFLSKDAILSATLAFGSINGGINYIVPVLAFFVAGLTAFYMFRLLILTFLGEPKNKEKYDHCHESPKQITIPLIALAVLSFFGFFSFNPLSGDGGWFLNLVKMPEHLLAGTKGFMYNLLPLEEYMEHIHHAHYTAMVLSLIISGIGILTAFVFYYWKKVNVDKLTDSIKPLYNFSLNKWYFDELYDKIAVATTIGLSRISAWFDNNIVDGAVNGASSVTRVFSKYNGLFDNIAVDGLVNLTGGIVGAFGLIFRKFQTGRIQTYVAFLLFGILILYFVFRVM, via the coding sequence ATGGAATTTGCATTACATAAATTACCTGTTCTTGTTTTACTGATACCGTTGTTCAGTTTTCTGGTGCTTTCTTTCTTCGGCAGAAAAATTCCAAGAAGCGGGGACTGGTTTGCAACAACGTTGATTTTTATTAACCTGGGATTTTCACTCTTTATCCTCTATAGTTTGACCGTTCTCGGTAAGTATGAATTTAATGTTGAATGGTTTAATCTTGGTGAAAATAAAATTCTGGGTATTACTAACTTTTATGCCGGTTTCCAGATTGACCACCTGACCGCTCTTATGCTCGTTGTCGTAAACGCTATTAGTGCATTCGTCCACCTTTTTTCTGTTAAGTATATGGAAGGCGATGCAAAATACAAAAAGTATTACGCTTATCTCGGTTTGTTTACATTTTCTATGCTTGGACTCGTTCTTGGTAATAGCATTCTTTTGATGTATATATTCTGGGAACTCGTAGGTGTTAGTTCCTATTTGCTGATAGGATTCTGGTATGAAAAACCCGCGCCGCAGGAAGCTGCTAAGAAAGCTTTTATAGTTAATCGAATCGGTGATGCAGGATTTCTTCTCGGTATTTTAATAATCTTTTTTACAATTGGTTCTTTTACTTTTAACGGTATTTTTGATGGCGTCTCAGCAGGTAAACTCTCAGGAGGTATGCTTACTGCTGCTGGAATTCTGCTCTTCTGCGGTGCAATTGGTAAGTCAGCACAGTTCCCGTTGCATGTTTGGCTGCCCGACGCTATGGAAGGTCCTACTCCTGTCTCAGCATTAATCCACGCGGCAACGATGGTCGCTGCTGGTGTATATCTTGTTGCAAGAATGTTCGTTATGCTGTCTGCTGACGCTTTAACGGTTATTACTTATATAGGAGTTATTACTGCTTTCATTTCTGCAACTATTGCTATTACACAAAACGATATTAAAAAAGTACTGGCTTATTCTACTATTAGCCAGCTTGGTTATATGATTATGGCAATCGGTGTCGGTGCTTATTCATTCGGTTTCTTCCATCTTGTTACACATGCTTTTTTTAAAGCATGTTTGTTCCTTACTGCTGGTTCCGTTATCTACGGTCTGCATCACGTTCAGGATATTAGGGAAATGGGCGGATTAAGAAAGAAGATGCCGATTACATTTTACACTTTCTTAATGGCAACTCTTGCTATCTCAGGCGTGCCTTTAACATCAGGATTTCTTAGTAAAGATGCAATACTTTCTGCTACACTTGCTTTCGGTTCCATAAACGGGGGTATAAATTATATAGTACCGGTGCTTGCCTTCTTTGTTGCAGGTTTGACAGCGTTCTACATGTTTAGACTCTTAATCCTCACTTTCCTCGGTGAACCGAAAAACAAAGAAAAATACGATCATTGCCACGAGTCTCCGAAACAAATTACTATACCTTTAATTGCTCTTGCAGTATTATCCTTTTTCGGTTTCTTCTCCTTCAATCCGCTTTCAGGTGACGGAGGTTGGTTCCTGAATCTTGTTAAGATGCCCGAACATCTTCTCGCAGGCACTAAAGGCTTTATGTACAATTTGCTTCCGCTTGAGGAATACATGGAACACATCCATCATGCGCATTATACCGCAATGGTTCTTTCTCTCATAATTTCAGGTATCGGTATCCTTACAGCTTTTGTTTTTTATTACTGGAAGAAAGTCAATGTTGATAAACTTACTGATTCAATAAAACCGTTATATAATTTCTCTCTTAATAAATGGTATTTTGACGAACTCTACGACAAGATTGCTGTTGCAACTACAATAGGTCTTTCCAGAATTAGTGCCTGGTTCGATAATAATATAGTTGACGGTGCTGTAAATGGTGCTTCCTCTGTTACAAGGGTCTTCTCAAAATATAACGGACTATTCGATAATATAGCTGTTGACGGTCTCGTAAATCTTACAGGCGGTATTGTCGGTGCTTTTGGTCTTATATTCAGAAAATTCCAAACAGGTAGAATTCAAACTTATGTTGCATTCTTGTTGTTCGGAATTCTGATTTTGTATTTCGTTTTCCGTGTTATGTAG
- a CDS encoding NADH-quinone oxidoreductase subunit M has product MIEFKLLGIGILTWMVFLPLLGMIAVLFVPKSAEKSIKYITVGFTFLLLVLSVVMLSAYDPAKAGINTLAGFQFVEKLTWIDVPAFLWDGRIKIEYFLGVDGISFPMVLLTALISFIGAIASFSVKRNEKGYYIMYLFLVTGMMGVFVALDLFLFFVFWEIMLLPMYFLIGIWGGERREYAAIKFFLYTLFGSAFILVVMIGLYFSSKDPATGLHTFNMLTLMDPATFPPDSIFGMLNETWRLLAFVSLFIGFAIKVPAFPFHTWLPDAHVEAPTAISVILAGVLLKMGTYGLLRISYSIFPDGARYFMYPIAIIAAINIIYGALCAMAQKDFKKLIAYSSISHMGYVLLGMASNTTIGINGAILQMFNHGTITAILFLSVGIIYDRAHTRGLYDFGGLANKMPKYFVVIAIAMFASIGLPGFSAFISETFIFLGGFQNEFIRVIAIISLLGIILNAAYILWTIQRLFFGKLPEKWNDLTDINGRELLSTVPLIIIVVLLGILPSYMLNLMSTSVNQLVNFIWGIN; this is encoded by the coding sequence ATGATTGAATTTAAACTTCTTGGAATTGGGATACTGACATGGATGGTATTTCTGCCTTTACTGGGTATGATTGCCGTTCTTTTTGTTCCGAAAAGTGCAGAAAAATCCATCAAGTACATTACAGTAGGATTTACGTTTTTACTACTTGTCCTGTCTGTTGTGATGCTTAGTGCCTATGATCCGGCTAAAGCAGGAATTAATACTCTTGCCGGTTTCCAGTTTGTGGAAAAGTTAACCTGGATTGATGTTCCTGCATTCCTGTGGGATGGCAGGATTAAAATTGAATACTTTTTAGGTGTTGATGGTATCTCTTTCCCGATGGTTTTATTGACGGCACTGATTTCCTTTATCGGCGCAATTGCTTCATTCAGCGTTAAAAGAAATGAAAAAGGATACTACATTATGTATCTTTTCCTCGTTACAGGAATGATGGGTGTGTTTGTTGCTTTAGACCTTTTCCTTTTCTTTGTGTTCTGGGAAATAATGCTCCTGCCGATGTATTTCTTAATCGGTATCTGGGGAGGTGAAAGAAGAGAGTATGCTGCTATTAAGTTCTTCCTCTACACTTTGTTTGGAAGTGCTTTTATTCTTGTTGTCATGATCGGTCTTTATTTTAGTTCAAAAGACCCCGCAACAGGTCTTCATACTTTCAACATGCTTACTTTAATGGATCCCGCTACATTCCCGCCTGATTCTATTTTTGGTATGTTAAATGAAACATGGCGGCTCTTAGCTTTTGTATCTTTGTTTATTGGTTTCGCGATTAAAGTACCTGCATTTCCTTTCCATACATGGCTGCCTGATGCACACGTTGAAGCACCAACTGCAATATCAGTTATACTCGCTGGTGTTCTTCTGAAAATGGGTACATACGGGCTGCTTAGAATTTCTTATTCAATCTTTCCAGACGGAGCCAGATATTTCATGTATCCGATAGCAATCATTGCTGCAATAAACATTATTTATGGTGCTCTGTGTGCAATGGCTCAAAAAGACTTCAAAAAACTCATTGCATATTCATCCATTTCCCACATGGGTTACGTATTGCTCGGAATGGCTTCAAACACTACTATCGGTATTAACGGTGCTATTCTGCAGATGTTCAATCATGGTACCATTACTGCAATCCTCTTCCTTTCTGTTGGTATTATATACGATAGAGCACATACAAGAGGACTGTATGATTTTGGAGGACTTGCAAACAAAATGCCGAAATACTTTGTAGTTATTGCTATCGCTATGTTTGCCTCTATCGGTTTGCCCGGATTTAGCGCATTCATAAGCGAAACATTTATTTTCCTTGGCGGTTTCCAGAATGAATTCATTAGAGTTATTGCAATCATCTCGCTTCTCGGTATTATTCTGAACGCTGCCTACATTCTTTGGACTATTCAAAGATTGTTCTTCGGTAAATTACCCGAAAAATGGAATGACCTGACGGATATTAACGGCAGGGAATTGCTCAGTACTGTACCTCTTATTATTATCGTAGTACTCCTCGGAATATTACCCTCGTACATGCTGAACTTAATGTCAACTTCAGTTAATCAGTTAGTTAATTTTATCTGGGGAATAAATTAA
- a CDS encoding NADH-quinone oxidoreductase subunit N, whose translation MQEQIIKQTLISLNSFIPETVLIATVIVCIFLDLILRKKSVVVPVVGIIGLIVSGYFAYLQFGTERILFSRMVVIDPYSIFFKFLFIISTIFVIIFTVSSKEIQNSTHHNEHVYLMIAMAIGAYLMASSVNMIMMYLALETVSLSSYILSGYTKKVKRSSEAAMKYIIYGAASSGIMIYGMSLLYGFTGSMNIYDISLFLTTANITANPLIVLVIIMILAGFGYKISSVPFHFWTPDVYEGAPVPVTAFLAVTSSAAGFAVMIRFFFSTFLKSYTMLDGKLQIIGGIGWFEIIIVLSVASMIFGNFAAVWQQSVKRMLAYSSIAQGGYIMLGLTVANQQGLTAMIVYLIAYMFMTLGAFYALILIVNKIDSDEMSDMQGFGYKAPAVAVFMGIFMFALSGIPSTAGFIGKFYLFSALIESNLIWLAMVGMLNSVVSLFFYIKILKYMFLMKPEEEVVPKFKYGIGSYVVLLLLAGPTMFLGIYFAPLIKLAEVSAVLFGIN comes from the coding sequence GTGCAAGAACAAATAATAAAGCAAACATTAATTAGTTTAAACAGTTTTATCCCCGAAACGGTTTTAATTGCCACTGTCATTGTATGTATATTTCTTGACCTTATTCTCAGGAAAAAATCAGTGGTCGTCCCCGTTGTGGGTATAATTGGATTAATAGTCAGCGGATATTTTGCTTATTTGCAGTTTGGAACCGAAAGAATATTGTTTTCTCGGATGGTTGTCATTGACCCTTATTCGATTTTCTTTAAGTTCCTTTTCATCATATCTACAATATTCGTGATTATTTTCACTGTCTCTTCTAAAGAGATTCAGAATTCCACTCATCATAATGAACATGTGTACCTCATGATTGCGATGGCTATTGGAGCATATCTGATGGCTTCTTCCGTCAACATGATAATGATGTACCTTGCTCTCGAAACCGTTAGTCTATCTTCCTATATTCTTTCGGGGTACACTAAAAAAGTCAAAAGATCTTCTGAAGCTGCTATGAAATACATTATTTACGGAGCTGCTTCGTCCGGAATTATGATTTATGGTATGAGTCTCTTGTATGGATTCACCGGTTCGATGAATATCTATGATATCTCACTTTTCCTTACAACCGCTAACATAACAGCTAATCCGCTCATCGTTTTGGTGATTATCATGATACTTGCTGGTTTTGGTTATAAGATATCTTCTGTACCATTCCATTTCTGGACACCCGACGTGTACGAAGGTGCTCCGGTTCCGGTAACTGCTTTTCTTGCCGTTACTTCATCGGCTGCAGGTTTTGCTGTTATGATTAGATTCTTTTTCAGCACTTTCCTTAAAAGCTACACGATGCTTGATGGTAAATTGCAGATTATTGGAGGTATCGGTTGGTTTGAAATTATAATAGTACTTTCTGTTGCTTCCATGATCTTCGGTAACTTTGCCGCAGTATGGCAGCAAAGTGTCAAAAGAATGCTTGCCTATTCTTCTATCGCTCAGGGCGGTTATATTATGCTTGGTTTAACTGTTGCCAATCAGCAGGGTCTTACAGCTATGATTGTTTATCTCATCGCATACATGTTTATGACACTTGGAGCATTCTATGCATTGATTCTTATCGTTAATAAAATCGATTCTGATGAAATGTCCGACATGCAAGGTTTCGGATATAAGGCTCCCGCTGTCGCTGTCTTTATGGGTATATTTATGTTTGCTCTATCAGGCATTCCTTCTACCGCTGGATTTATAGGTAAGTTCTACCTATTCTCAGCTTTGATTGAATCAAACTTAATCTGGTTGGCTATGGTCGGAATGTTAAATAGCGTCGTGTCTTTGTTCTTCTACATTAAAATTCTAAAGTACATGTTCCTTATGAAACCAGAAGAAGAAGTTGTTCCCAAATTTAAATATGGTATCGGTAGCTACGTAGTTCTGCTTCTTCTCGCTGGACCTACTATGTTTCTCGGTATATACTTCGCACCGCTAATTAAACTGGCAGAGGTATCAGCAGTTTTGTTCGGAATAAATTAA